The Clostridiales bacterium genome window below encodes:
- a CDS encoding tetratricopeptide repeat protein, with protein sequence MNGKYPFLTKFILPVIIIVLAFLLNKTVGLILVAAYVLYGIYAFMPRYYSIRGKVRYAKDDINGAISWFKRAYKSGRAGLKTKVSYAYLSLKVGNVDIAEKILKEMVKLKLNADDEIIVKSNYALVLWKRNKLDEAIGMLQDLCKKYRNSTVYSSLGYFYILNGDLDKALEFNLKAHDYNGTDNIITDNLGQTYYLMGEYEKSAEVYKKLMERSPSFPEPYYFYGSALYKMGKKDEAVEMIKKSLEHKFSNLSTITKKMVEEKLKSIEDE encoded by the coding sequence TATTATAATCGTACTGGCTTTTTTATTAAATAAAACAGTTGGATTGATTCTTGTTGCAGCATATGTATTGTATGGGATTTATGCTTTTATGCCGAGGTACTATTCCATAAGGGGAAAGGTAAGGTATGCAAAAGATGATATTAACGGAGCCATATCGTGGTTTAAAAGGGCATATAAAAGCGGCAGGGCCGGCCTTAAAACGAAGGTCTCATACGCATATCTGTCCTTGAAGGTAGGGAATGTAGATATTGCCGAAAAGATACTGAAAGAAATGGTAAAGTTAAAACTCAATGCCGATGATGAAATAATTGTGAAGTCGAATTATGCCCTTGTGCTCTGGAAGAGGAATAAACTGGACGAAGCCATAGGCATGCTCCAAGATCTTTGTAAAAAGTACAGAAACAGTACTGTTTACAGCAGTCTCGGATATTTCTACATACTAAATGGTGATTTGGATAAGGCTTTGGAATTTAACCTTAAGGCCCATGATTATAATGGGACTGATAACATAATAACCGATAATTTGGGACAGACATATTACTTAATGGGAGAATATGAAAAATCGGCGGAAGTTTATAAAAAGCTTATGGAAAGGTCCCCAAGTTTTCCCGAACCATATTATTTTTACGGGAGCGCTTTATACAAGATGGGCAAAAAGGATGAAGCTGTTGAAATGATTAAAAAGTCGCTTGAACATAAGTTTTCAAACCTGAGCACCATAACAAAGAAAATGGTTGAAGAGAAATTAAAATCCATTGAAGATGAATGA